A stretch of the Lactuca sativa cultivar Salinas chromosome 9, Lsat_Salinas_v11, whole genome shotgun sequence genome encodes the following:
- the LOC111920540 gene encoding pumilio homolog 12, whose amino-acid sequence MENGSRSKRDEEFDWLFISQNPTNSFQPSPATVNGGSGSSAMGSTSSMRPVNHNDGFLVDHGVLSFQNKQQQQQQQHQQLPAAMGVNPVRSILNHRDRYPPLLPDFIEYNPYEYDHSCNSCDQLYCAGDIIPGFPSYGYRSPLSGFPETQYDRNLEIDFSRFNISSPNHHQIPPYLPSPSTLPASDIRNNSFVYTQLRAPVTRNNTGCNDICCNPHRRDQNHSLVVENTNRSRDWISAYELQNPNNNNPFSRQQESRRPRFPASLKDMRGLIYLVAKDQEGCQFLQNKCEEGKSEEVEMIFNEIKDHIRELMVDASMNYLAQKLFKAINERQLTHIVVTLISDNGNLTSICLNSHGTRAMQKLIELLTTSEQRSLIVSALKRITVTLSKNTNGHHVIQNCLKLFHVNECQPILDVVADNCIDIATDKSGCCVLQQCVSLAVGVTKDRLISPIIENSLHLSEHPYGNYVVQHILGMQIPEATGEILRRLSGNFVSLGMNKFASNVVEKFLKDASDDVVIAINREFINSHNFLSLITHPFGNYVAQSALHTAKDGILETMINKIQKEYASLHSHPHGKRVLALARSSRPKVPVSRRRGGGDRGGGGISNGGDNETYKHKMLLILISKFEKEYDFQKKEYDFQKKNSIPESSAGGGWTFGGGGGGVPGRGVDG is encoded by the exons ATGGAGAACGGCTCAAGATCAAAAAGAGACGAAGAGTTTGACTGGTTGTTCATCAGTCAAAACCCTACAAATTCCTTTCAGCCGTCACCCGCCACCGTGAACGGCGGATCCGGATCATCCGCTATGGGCTCTACTTCTTCCATGCGGCCTGTAAACCACAACGATGGGTTTCTTGTTGATCACGGCGTTCTCTCTTTCcaaaacaaacaacaacaacaacaacaacaacatcaacagcTGCCGGCGGCGATGGGAGTCAATCCAGTCCGTTCGATTTTGAACCATCGTGATCGGTATCCGCCGTTGTTGCCCGATTTTATTGAGTACAATCCCTACGAATACGATCACTCCTGCAACAGTTGCGATCAGTTGTACTGCGCCGGTGATATCATTCCCGGATTTCCAAGCTATGGCTACCGATCACCGCTTAGTGGTTTCCCGGAAACCCAATACGACCGGAATCTTGAAATCGATTTCAGCCGATTTAATATATCGTCACCAAACCACCACCAGATACCTCCGTACTTGCCTTCTCCTTCAACCCTTCCGGCCTCTGATATCAGAAACAACTCTTTCGTCTATACGCAACTGCGAGCTCCAGTAACCCGGAACAACACCGGCTGCAACGATATCTGCTGTAATCCCCACCGGAGAGATCAGAATCATAGCTTGGTGGTTGAAAACACTAATCGCTCTAGAGATTGGATTAGCGCTTACGAGTTACAAAACCCTAATAACAACAACCCTTTTTCCCGGCAACAAGAAAGTCGGCGACCTAGGTTTCCGGCGAGTTTGAAGGATATGAGAGGGTTGATATATTTGGTGGCTAAAGATCAAGAAGGGTGTCAGTTCTTGCAGAATAAATGTGAAGAAGGAAAGTCCGAAGAAGTTGAGATGATTTTTAATGAAATTAAAGATCATATTCGTGAATTAATGGTGGATGCTTCCATGAATTATCTTGCTCAGAAGCTTTTCAAAGCGATCAACGAGAGACAATTGACTCACATTGTTGTTACTCTTATCAGTGATAATGGAAATCTCACTTCTATCTGCCTCAATTCTCATGg GACTCGAGCTATGCAGAAACTGATTGAACTTCTTACCACTTCAGAACAGCGATCTTTAATTGTTTCAGCACTTAAAAGGATCACTGTCACTTTGTCCAAGAACACCAATGGTCATCATGTCATTCAAAATTGCTTGAAATTGTTCCATGTTAATGAATGTCAG CCAATTCTGGATGTGGTAGCTGATAACTGTATCGACATTGCTACCGATAAAAGTGGATGTTGCGTGTTACAACAATGTGTATCACTTGCGGTTGGAGTAACTAAAGACCGTCTCATTTCTCCAATTATAGAGAATTCACTTCATCTATCCGAACATCCTTATGG GAATTATGTAGTGCAACATATACTAGGCATGCAAATACCAGAAGCAACCGGTGAAATTTTAAGGAGGCTTTCTGGTAACTTTGTGTCATTGGGAATGAACAAGTTCGCGAGTAATGTAGTTGAGAAGTTTTTGAAGGATGCTTCTGATGATGTGGTGATTGCTATTAATAGGGAGTTTATAAACAGTCATAACTTTTTGTCGTTGATTACACATCCATTTGGGAACTATGTTGCACAATCGGCTTTACACACTGCCAAG GATGGCATTTTGGAGACGATGATTAATAAAATTCAGAAAGAGTATGCGTCTTTACACAGTCACCCACATGGAAAGAGGGTTCTTGCATTGGCAAGAAGCAGTAGGCCGAAAGTGCCAG TTAGTCGTAGAAGAGGTGGTGGTGACAGAGGTGGCGGTGGTATAAGTAATGGAGGTGACAATG